The following nucleotide sequence is from Zea mays cultivar B73 chromosome 1, Zm-B73-REFERENCE-NAM-5.0, whole genome shotgun sequence.
CGCGGACACGCCGGTGATCTACCGGGACTTCAAGGCCTCCAACATCCTGCTTGACCAGGTGAAGACGACTCTCTGCCTATTCTTTTCGTTGCTGTCTAGTGCTAGTTTCGACGGCAGCTATTGCGTAGCTGTAGAAAAGGATACTGACGACATACACCTGCCTTGTGTCTGCGTCTGCCTTAACAAAATCCAGAAAATTCCTTCGCTACGAACGGAATTCATAAAAAAAAGCTCAGTACAAAATAAACTTTCCAAGAGATTTGACCCTGAATCGTCCATAGGAGTTGGATGTCAAAGTCGTCTGCCACGCGTCCCAAAACTGTTGGCTGGTTTCGACCGAAGACCAGCCCTGCCCCGGCGACCGGCGTGATTGGAACTCGGAAGTTTCTTCGATATACCCAATTCCTAGCAATCCCAGCTCATGGAGTCTACGTACCAAGCTCAATAATGGATATATGTATCTGCCATCATTtttaaaagagagagagagagagagaaaagaatctGCAGCTGCCTCATCCTCATCCGTGCTGCACTGCACTAGTTTTCTTGGCATCAAAGCACTGGTATACTAACTTAAACAGCTTGACGATGACAGTGATAGTCTAATTAGTCTGAGAGGGGGCGTCGCCTTAGCACCCAAGTCTGCAATTGTCGCCTACGAATGCGATTGGTCGACTAACTCAAAATCTGCCATCTTTCAGGACTACAGCACCAAGCTGTCGGACTTTGGGCTCGCCAAGGACGGGCCTCAGGGCGACGCGACCCACGTCACAACGCGCGTCATGGGGACCAACGGGTACGCGGCGCCAGAGTACATCATGACGGGGCACCTCACCGCCAAGAGCGACGTCTACAGCTTCGGGGTAGTGCTGCTGGAGCTCCTGACGGGCCGTCGGTCCGTCGATCGGTCTCGGCGGCCCAGGGAACAGAGCCTGGTGGACTGGGCCAGACCCTACCTCAAGAAGCCCGACAAGCTCTACCGGGTCATGGATCCGGCCATGGAGTGCCAGTACTCGTGCCAAGGGGCCGGACGCGCCGCTATGGTGGCGTACAAGTGCCTGAGCCAGAACCCCAAGTCCAGGCCCACCATGAGGGAGGTGGTCCAGGCCCTGGAGCCCGTCCTGGACATGAACGACTACCTTCAGATAGGCTCGTTTGTGTTCACCGTCGTGGTGGAAGACAGCAACGACGACGACAGCCAAGGCAAGATGGTCGACGTGACAATAGAGACGACGGTGGAGGAGAAGCGCCAGAGCCACCAGGACCGGCACCGGCAGAAGTTCCCCAACTCGGTTGTCAATGCCGACGTGGTGCTGCACCGGGACGGCGACCTCGGGAAGCACATTGCCGCGCTGCGGCGGCACCGGAGGACGTCCAGCTACGTCAAGGAGAGAGGGACGTAGAAGCGTAGCATATAGCCTTCGGGTGAATTGGCAATTGGCATGGCACGTACTAGTGTTTAGGAGAGAATCAGCAAAAGCAAAAGATTAATGTGTACATATAATTAAGCTAGATCATAGATGGATGTGGCACAACAAGGCATACACAACCATGCCGCATTTGGTTTGGTGGCACAAAAAATTGTTCATTTTTTGTTCGTGTTAGTGATAATTGGTGTAACTGTCCATGGTGACATGATTATGTTCATAAATTGAAAACATATAGATACTACGGAGACAGAAGTTTTTTATTCTCTTCTGGTGAATATCGTAGAAGGGATTTCTAGACAGTGTTTTAGTGATTAGTTTTGGGTACACGTAAGATCTAAGATTTGAAGGTGAAAACACAGAAAGACACAACGTTTATACTCGTTTAGGCTCTCTAGAGAGCCCTCTTGAAAGCACATCCCCTTTCCTTTTATAACCAAAG
It contains:
- the LOC100191690 gene encoding putative protein kinase superfamily protein, translated to MSATQPWRSLFCCAAAGYDDADEPPPSSRGQRKGRSRRDRDRERLQLLLLPSSSSAASRVSLSSLGGSSGTLTPEDLSLTLSGSSLHAFTCAELRAATAGFSRANYLGSGGFGPVYRGRVAAGLRPGLDAQPVAVKYLDLDCGTQGHREWLAEVFFLAQLRHDNLVTLIGYCYEDDHRMLVYEYMSNQSLEKHLFRSLDGPMPWMTRMKIAVGAAKGLAFLHGADTPVIYRDFKASNILLDQDYSTKLSDFGLAKDGPQGDATHVTTRVMGTNGYAAPEYIMTGHLTAKSDVYSFGVVLLELLTGRRSVDRSRRPREQSLVDWARPYLKKPDKLYRVMDPAMECQYSCQGAGRAAMVAYKCLSQNPKSRPTMREVVQALEPVLDMNDYLQIGSFVFTVVVEDSNDDDSQGKMVDVTIETTVEEKRQSHQDRHRQKFPNSVVNADVVLHRDGDLGKHIAALRRHRRTSSYVKERGT